From the Leptolyngbya sp. O-77 genome, one window contains:
- a CDS encoding DEAD/DEAH box helicase produces MTLSFTSLGLSEARARHLEKAGFAAPTPIQAQAIPHLLSGRDVVGLAQTGTGKTAAFSLPILEQIDVNNNAVQALILTPTRELAIQVYQSIRTLTDDRRLKILPTYGGQSIDLQINRLQRGVQIIVGTPGRVLDLLKRGDLKLNKLGWLVLDEADEMLNMGFIQDVEKILSQSPPERQTAFFSATMDPSIRELAAKFLRSPVTVSIEQPKAAPTRINQVVYMVPRGWTKARALQPILELEDPESALIFVRTRKAAADLTRQLQAAGHSVDEYHGDLSQSQRERLLLRFRQRQVRWVVATDIAARGLHVDDLSHVINYDLPDSVESYVHRIGRTGRAGKEGTAITLIQPLDKRKLRDIERHIRQQLQTGTIPTRAQIEARYLEKLQGQLREALVGDRLASFLPIVTQLSEEYDMRAIAAAALQMAYDQTRPAWMRGDHAYSDDAPMEESRPRSDYSSGAQAQAPSSAPKLRSTNRLAALSGGDSLNSPGTSPENFREP; encoded by the coding sequence ATGACGCTTTCATTTACTAGTCTGGGTTTGTCTGAGGCGCGGGCGCGCCATCTAGAAAAGGCTGGATTTGCCGCACCAACGCCGATTCAGGCACAGGCGATTCCCCATCTGCTGTCGGGACGCGACGTGGTGGGGCTGGCCCAGACTGGAACGGGCAAAACGGCGGCCTTTTCGCTGCCGATTTTGGAACAAATTGATGTCAACAACAACGCGGTGCAGGCGCTCATCCTGACACCGACCCGCGAGCTGGCGATCCAGGTCTATCAGTCAATTCGGACGCTGACGGACGATCGCCGACTGAAAATTTTGCCGACCTACGGCGGACAGTCCATCGACCTGCAAATCAACCGCCTCCAGCGGGGCGTGCAAATTATCGTGGGCACGCCTGGACGGGTGCTGGACTTGCTGAAGCGGGGCGACCTGAAGCTGAACAAGCTGGGCTGGCTAGTGCTGGATGAAGCCGATGAAATGCTGAACATGGGCTTTATTCAGGATGTGGAAAAAATTCTGAGCCAGTCGCCTCCAGAGCGGCAGACCGCGTTTTTCTCGGCCACGATGGATCCATCGATTCGAGAACTGGCGGCTAAGTTTTTGCGATCGCCCGTCACGGTCAGCATCGAACAGCCCAAGGCTGCACCGACGCGGATTAATCAGGTGGTGTACATGGTGCCGCGTGGCTGGACGAAGGCCCGCGCTCTCCAACCCATCTTGGAGCTAGAAGACCCCGAATCGGCGCTGATCTTTGTCCGCACGCGCAAGGCCGCCGCCGACCTGACCCGCCAACTGCAAGCCGCTGGACACAGCGTGGATGAATATCATGGCGACCTCAGCCAGTCTCAGCGGGAGCGGCTGCTGCTGCGCTTCCGGCAGCGGCAGGTGCGCTGGGTGGTGGCGACGGACATCGCCGCCCGCGGTCTGCACGTGGACGACCTCAGCCATGTGATTAACTACGACCTGCCCGACAGTGTGGAGAGCTATGTCCACCGCATCGGCCGCACGGGGCGTGCTGGCAAAGAGGGCACGGCGATTACGCTGATCCAGCCGCTGGACAAGCGCAAGCTGCGGGACATCGAGCGGCACATCCGCCAGCAGTTGCAGACGGGCACCATTCCTACCCGCGCTCAGATCGAAGCCCGCTATTTGGAGAAGCTTCAGGGACAACTGCGGGAAGCGCTAGTGGGCGATCGCCTCGCCTCCTTCCTGCCGATCGTGACGCAACTGAGCGAAGAGTACGACATGCGGGCGATCGCCGCTGCTGCTCTGCAAATGGCCTACGACCAGACGCGCCCCGCTTGGATGCGCGGCGACCACGCCTACTCCGACGATGCGCCGATGGAAGAAAGCCGCCCCCGCAGCGACTACAGCAGCGGGGCCCAAGCCCAAGCCCCATCAAGCGCTCCAAAACTTCGGTCAACGAATAGGCTGGCTGCGCTCTCTGGAGGAGACAGCCTCAATAGCCCCGGCACGTCACCAGAAAACTTCAGAGAACCTTGA
- a CDS encoding pyridoxal-phosphate-dependent aminotransferase family protein: MDNKLMLMIPGPTPVPESVLLALAKHPIGHRSGEFGTIMAEVTAGLKWLHQTENDVLILTASGTGAMEAGIINFLSPGDRVLVGTNGKFGDRWAQLAEGFGLQVERVTAEWGKALNPEDFRTRLEADTAKDIKAVIVTHSETSTGVLNDLETINRHVKAHGALIIVDAVTSLGATNVPIDEWGLDVVASGSQKGFMLPPGLGFVAVGPKAWEAYATAKIPRFYLDLGKYRKDAAKNTTPFTPPVNMFFALQVALKMMQAEGLENIFARHHRQMNATRAAMKALGLPLFAADGTSSPAITAVAPVGVESEKIRSVMKKKFDIALAGGQDDLKGKIFRVGHLGFVCDRDILTAVGALEATLLELGYDGVTPGAGVAAAAKILNETA, from the coding sequence ATGGACAATAAGCTGATGTTGATGATTCCTGGCCCAACGCCCGTGCCGGAGTCGGTGCTGTTGGCGCTGGCAAAGCACCCGATTGGCCACCGCAGCGGCGAGTTTGGCACGATTATGGCGGAGGTGACCGCAGGGCTAAAGTGGCTGCACCAGACGGAGAACGACGTGCTGATCCTGACCGCCAGCGGCACGGGGGCAATGGAAGCGGGAATTATTAACTTCCTGAGTCCGGGCGATCGCGTGCTGGTGGGCACAAACGGCAAATTTGGCGATCGCTGGGCCCAGCTTGCCGAGGGCTTTGGGCTACAGGTCGAGCGCGTCACCGCCGAATGGGGCAAAGCACTCAACCCCGAAGACTTCCGCACGCGCCTGGAAGCCGACACCGCCAAGGACATCAAGGCTGTCATCGTCACCCACAGCGAAACCTCGACGGGTGTGCTGAACGATCTGGAAACCATCAATCGGCACGTCAAGGCTCACGGGGCGCTGATTATCGTAGATGCTGTCACCAGCCTGGGCGCAACCAACGTGCCCATTGACGAGTGGGGGCTGGATGTGGTCGCGTCGGGTTCCCAGAAAGGCTTCATGCTGCCGCCAGGACTGGGCTTTGTCGCGGTCGGCCCCAAGGCATGGGAAGCCTACGCCACCGCCAAGATTCCCCGTTTCTATCTCGATCTGGGCAAATATCGCAAAGACGCAGCAAAAAACACCACGCCCTTCACGCCACCTGTGAATATGTTCTTTGCGCTGCAAGTGGCGCTGAAGATGATGCAGGCAGAGGGGTTGGAGAATATCTTTGCGCGGCATCATCGCCAAATGAACGCCACTCGCGCTGCCATGAAGGCGCTGGGGCTGCCGCTGTTTGCGGCCGATGGCACCTCTAGTCCTGCGATTACCGCTGTGGCTCCGGTGGGCGTAGAGTCCGAGAAAATCCGCTCGGTGATGAAGAAAAAATTCGACATTGCGCTGGCTGGCGGACAGGACGACCTGAAGGGCAAGATCTTCCGCGTGGGGCACTTGGGCTTTGTGTGCGATCGCGACATTTTGACGGCCGTGGGTGCGCTAGAAGCCACGCTGCTTGAGCTGGGGTATGACGGCGTGACCCCCGGCGCAGGCGTGGCCGCAGCCGCTAAGATCCTAAATGAAACGGCTTAG
- the rimO gene encoding 30S ribosomal protein S12 methylthiotransferase RimO, whose product MSIKPTIAVSHLGCEKNRIDTEHMLGLLVQSGYQVDSNEELADYVIVNTCSFIQAAREESVRTLVELAEANKKIVITGCMAQHFRKELLDEIPEAVAVVGTGDYHKIVDVIQRAEAGERVQEVSAEPVYIADETTPRYRTTTEGVAYLRIAEGCDYRCAFCIIPHLRGNQRSRSIESIVAEARQLAAEGVQEIILISQITTNYGVDLYGEPRLAELLRALGEVEIPWIRMHYAYPTGLTPKVIAAIQETPNVLPYLDLPLQHSHPEVLRAMNRPWQGQVNDGIIERIKTAIPDAVLRTTFIVGFPGETEEHFQHLLAFVQRHEFDHVGVFTFSPEEGTPAFNLPNQLPQDVMDDRRDRLMQVQQPISLRRNQAQVGRVVDVLIEQENPETDELIGRSARFSPEVDGLVYVQGDARLGSMATVEITGADVYDLYGQIADARTQLRGALSRVSAN is encoded by the coding sequence ATGAGTATTAAGCCAACAATTGCGGTTTCTCACCTGGGCTGTGAGAAGAATCGAATCGACACGGAGCATATGCTGGGGCTGCTGGTACAGTCCGGCTATCAGGTGGATTCCAACGAAGAATTAGCTGATTACGTCATTGTCAACACCTGTAGCTTTATCCAGGCGGCCCGTGAAGAGTCGGTGCGAACCCTGGTGGAGCTAGCCGAGGCAAACAAGAAAATCGTGATTACGGGCTGCATGGCGCAGCACTTCCGGAAAGAACTGCTGGACGAAATCCCAGAAGCGGTAGCAGTGGTGGGCACTGGGGACTACCACAAAATTGTGGACGTGATTCAGCGAGCCGAGGCAGGTGAGCGCGTTCAGGAGGTGTCTGCGGAGCCAGTCTACATTGCAGACGAAACCACGCCCCGCTATCGCACGACCACCGAAGGTGTAGCTTACCTCCGCATTGCCGAAGGCTGCGACTATCGCTGCGCGTTTTGCATTATTCCTCACCTGCGCGGCAACCAGCGATCGCGCTCGATTGAGTCCATCGTGGCAGAAGCTCGGCAGCTTGCTGCTGAGGGCGTTCAGGAAATTATCCTGATTTCCCAGATCACCACCAACTACGGCGTAGATTTGTACGGCGAACCCCGGCTGGCGGAACTGCTGCGGGCGCTGGGTGAAGTCGAGATTCCCTGGATTCGGATGCACTATGCCTATCCCACCGGGCTAACGCCGAAGGTGATCGCGGCGATTCAGGAAACGCCCAACGTGCTGCCCTACCTGGATTTGCCCTTGCAGCATTCTCATCCGGAGGTGCTGCGGGCGATGAATCGTCCCTGGCAAGGACAGGTGAACGACGGCATCATCGAGCGGATTAAAACTGCGATCCCCGATGCCGTGCTGCGGACAACCTTTATCGTCGGTTTTCCTGGGGAAACCGAGGAGCATTTTCAGCATTTGCTGGCGTTTGTGCAGCGACATGAGTTTGACCATGTGGGTGTGTTTACCTTTTCTCCCGAAGAGGGCACGCCCGCCTTTAACCTGCCAAACCAACTGCCTCAGGACGTAATGGATGATCGGCGCGATCGCCTCATGCAAGTCCAGCAGCCGATTTCCCTGCGGCGCAACCAGGCACAGGTGGGGCGAGTGGTAGATGTTCTGATCGAACAAGAAAATCCCGAAACGGATGAACTGATTGGGCGATCGGCCCGCTTCTCTCCTGAAGTGGATGGGCTGGTCTATGTCCAAGGCGATGCTCGGCTGGGATCGATGGCCACGGTAGAAATTACCGGAGCCGACGTGTACGACCTCTACGGGCAGATTGCCGATGCCCGCACGCAACTCAGAGGCGCGCTCAGCCGTGTCTCAGCAAACTGA
- a CDS encoding HEAT repeat domain-containing protein: MYDNDDLSVLAAELDLDLESPLDKLDESDSETEAPKPDPDEMLALLESPQPQQRMLAARAFCELEDARAVPHLIRLLSESCPLVRVSAAYALGRNPSGDAVEPLIAQFQKDWNGYVRKGIVWALGNSRDRRVLEPLLVALKTDIPAVRLWAASALAQMSSVGYDEIIAAIPPLIEALRRDPIAAVRSNCAWSIGQLCRELPSNVVYATAIDALIEAFAEDEDMGVREDAKLSMLKLGDPRGLQVIEELEQEGF, translated from the coding sequence ATGTACGACAACGACGACCTTTCTGTGCTGGCGGCGGAGCTAGATCTTGACCTGGAAAGTCCGCTAGACAAGCTAGACGAGTCCGACAGCGAAACAGAAGCCCCCAAGCCTGATCCCGATGAAATGCTGGCGCTGCTGGAGTCGCCCCAACCACAGCAGCGGATGCTGGCTGCGCGTGCGTTTTGCGAATTGGAAGATGCGCGGGCAGTACCACATCTGATCCGACTCCTGAGCGAGTCGTGTCCGCTGGTGCGGGTGAGCGCGGCCTACGCGCTGGGGCGAAACCCTAGCGGTGACGCAGTGGAACCACTGATCGCGCAGTTTCAAAAAGACTGGAACGGCTACGTGCGAAAGGGCATTGTGTGGGCGCTGGGGAATAGCCGCGATCGCCGCGTGTTGGAGCCTCTGTTAGTGGCGCTAAAAACCGACATTCCGGCAGTTCGCCTGTGGGCCGCTAGCGCCCTGGCGCAAATGTCCTCTGTGGGATACGACGAAATTATCGCCGCCATTCCGCCGCTGATCGAAGCCCTCCGTCGAGACCCAATTGCTGCGGTGCGGAGCAACTGCGCCTGGTCGATCGGTCAGCTTTGCCGCGAGTTGCCGTCGAATGTGGTCTATGCTACCGCCATCGACGCGCTGATCGAAGCCTTTGCCGAAGACGAAGACATGGGCGTTCGGGAGGATGCTAAGCTGTCGATGCTGAAACTGGGCGATCCGCGCGGACTTCAAGTGATTGAGGAGCTAGAGCAGGAAGGGTTTTAG
- a CDS encoding DUF3386 domain-containing protein, producing MTQTTLDAQSLFRAAYENRYTWDEHFPGFTADVTLTQGGETYTGKVRVNADLSYEVVELSDEAVRESLQGMLWEIVTHRKRSSFEQTHGKNRFSLGNTDDTGAVEILVSGDAMGSNYKLRNNEICQVSRVMGGNAFVINHHSSLDTGAGYISTGYDVTFRNAETGEVVRENRVDSTYESFGGYYLLTRQVIHSTQGDTQTTTEFTLSNIELL from the coding sequence ATGACGCAAACCACGCTAGACGCTCAATCACTTTTTCGGGCGGCCTACGAAAATCGCTACACCTGGGATGAACATTTTCCAGGATTCACGGCTGACGTGACGCTGACTCAGGGCGGCGAAACCTATACGGGCAAGGTGCGGGTGAATGCCGATCTGAGCTATGAGGTCGTCGAACTGTCGGATGAGGCGGTGCGCGAGTCGCTCCAGGGAATGCTCTGGGAAATCGTGACCCACCGCAAGCGCAGCAGCTTTGAGCAGACCCACGGCAAAAACCGCTTCTCGCTGGGCAACACCGACGACACGGGCGCAGTCGAAATCCTCGTCAGCGGCGACGCGATGGGGTCAAACTACAAGCTGCGGAACAACGAAATTTGCCAGGTGAGCCGCGTCATGGGGGGCAATGCCTTTGTGATCAACCACCACAGCAGCCTCGACACGGGCGCGGGCTACATCTCGACGGGCTACGACGTAACGTTCCGCAATGCCGAGACGGGCGAAGTCGTGCGCGAAAACCGGGTAGACAGCACCTACGAAAGCTTTGGCGGCTATTATCTGCTGACGCGCCAGGTGATTCACTCAACCCAGGGCGATACGCAGACCACGACGGAGTTTACCCTGTCGAACATCGAACTGCTGTAG
- the rpsB gene encoding 30S ribosomal protein S2, with product MPVVSLAQLLESGVHFGHQTRRWNPKMSPYIYTSRNGVHIIDLVQTAQYMDEAYSYVRTEAEKGSKFLFIGTKRQAAGIVAQEALRCGSYFVNQRWLGGMLTNWATIKTRVDRLKELERRQETGQLDLLPKKEAAMLRRELEKLQKYLGGIKAMRKIPDVVVIVDQRREYNAVQECQKLGIPIVSLLDTNCDPDLVDVPIPANDDAIRSIKLIVGRLADAIYEGRHGQLDAEDEYDYEGAEEEYDYEDAEFADDEEGEEN from the coding sequence ATGCCAGTTGTTTCATTGGCTCAATTGCTTGAGTCAGGGGTTCACTTTGGGCACCAAACTCGCCGCTGGAACCCCAAGATGTCGCCCTACATCTACACCTCACGCAACGGGGTACACATCATCGACCTGGTGCAGACTGCCCAGTACATGGATGAAGCTTACAGCTACGTCCGTACCGAAGCCGAAAAGGGCAGCAAGTTTTTGTTCATTGGAACCAAGCGTCAGGCTGCGGGCATTGTGGCTCAAGAAGCTCTTCGCTGCGGTTCCTACTTCGTAAACCAGCGCTGGCTAGGCGGCATGTTGACGAACTGGGCCACGATTAAAACCCGCGTCGATCGCCTGAAGGAACTGGAGCGTCGCCAAGAGACGGGGCAGCTTGACCTGCTTCCCAAGAAGGAAGCCGCGATGCTGCGCCGCGAACTAGAGAAACTCCAGAAATATCTGGGCGGCATCAAAGCGATGCGGAAGATTCCCGATGTTGTGGTGATTGTTGACCAGCGCCGGGAATACAACGCTGTGCAGGAGTGCCAAAAGCTCGGTATTCCCATCGTTTCGCTGCTGGATACCAACTGTGATCCTGACTTGGTAGACGTGCCGATTCCTGCCAACGACGATGCGATTCGTTCGATCAAACTCATCGTCGGTCGTCTAGCAGATGCCATCTACGAGGGTCGCCACGGCCAGTTGGATGCAGAAGACGAGTACGACTACGAGGGCGCTGAAGAAGAGTACGACTACGAAGATGCCGAGTTCGCAGACGATGAAGAAGGCGAAGAAAACTAG
- the btpA gene encoding photosystem I biogenesis protein BtpA, translating into MDLTQIFKTKHPVIGVVHLLPLPTSPRWGNSLKAVIARAEQEATALASGGVDGLIVENFFDAPFTKECVDPAVVSAMSLIVQRLMNLVTLPIGVNVLRNDARSAMAIATCTRAHFIRVNVLTGVMATDQGLIEGRAHELLRYRRELGSEVKIFADVLVKHARPLGSPNLTTAVQETIERGLADAVILSGWATGSPPSLEDLELASAAAGDTPVFIGSGASWENIPRLIQAADGVIVSSSLKRHGRIEQPIDPIRVSQFVEAMQRSLSEKEEKAANLPTQSAASERLAAREG; encoded by the coding sequence GTGGACTTAACGCAGATTTTCAAAACAAAGCATCCGGTGATTGGGGTCGTGCATCTGTTGCCGTTGCCCACTTCGCCGCGTTGGGGCAATAGCCTGAAAGCCGTAATTGCGCGGGCTGAGCAAGAAGCGACTGCGCTAGCCTCAGGCGGCGTAGATGGGCTAATCGTTGAGAACTTTTTTGATGCACCTTTTACGAAAGAATGCGTCGATCCGGCGGTGGTCAGCGCTATGAGTCTTATCGTGCAAAGGCTGATGAACCTGGTGACGCTGCCGATCGGCGTAAACGTGCTGCGGAATGATGCTCGGAGCGCGATGGCGATCGCCACCTGCACCCGCGCCCACTTCATCCGGGTCAACGTGCTGACGGGCGTAATGGCGACCGATCAGGGATTAATCGAAGGTCGCGCCCACGAGCTATTGCGCTATCGGCGGGAACTGGGCAGCGAGGTCAAGATTTTTGCCGATGTGCTGGTGAAGCACGCCCGCCCGCTGGGATCGCCCAATCTGACGACGGCCGTTCAGGAAACGATCGAACGCGGATTGGCGGATGCGGTGATTCTCTCTGGCTGGGCCACGGGCAGCCCGCCCAGCCTGGAAGACTTGGAACTAGCCAGCGCCGCAGCAGGCGACACGCCCGTATTCATCGGCAGTGGAGCCAGTTGGGAAAATATTCCTCGCCTGATTCAGGCAGCAGATGGCGTGATCGTGTCCAGTTCGCTGAAGCGCCACGGACGGATTGAACAGCCCATCGACCCGATCCGCGTCAGCCAGTTTGTGGAAGCGATGCAGCGTAGCCTCTCCGAGAAAGAAGAAAAAGCAGCCAATCTGCCGACTCAATCCGCAGCGTCCGAACGACTGGCAGCCCGCGAAGGTTAG
- the recG gene encoding ATP-dependent DNA helicase RecG, protein MDWLRLQKALAIEAERGFNDLEGKQHRFSEFLALTLREPPTELPIVEQERLRAIAHEFSRYSDLTFAQRQHLVADTRRVLYQTKRLAEDRGQAEEAEGALAKLSEGIAHDSDNTVATATTPTRTAPKTKIPKAVPLVEKNTRLTLDQAATYLPGVGAKNAERLAKLGLHTVRDLLYYYPRDHIDYARQVNIRDLEPGHTVTLIGTVKSCTVFNSPRNAKLAIFEMTVRDHTGQIKLSRFYAGARFRSRGWQEQQKRLYPPGAVVAASGLVKQGKSGKTLDDPQIEVIDHIGGSIESMKVGRVVPVYPLTEGVQADVVRKAVLGALPAVSQLQEALPNGLREKYGLVGIQEAIAHIHFPPEGESLAAARRRLVFDEFFYLQLGLLKRRQTQRQEQTSAVLAPTGKLIDEFYNILPFQLTSAQQRVVNDILNDLQQTAPMNRLVQGDVGSGKTVVAVVAILAAIQAGFQAALMAPTEVLAEQHYRKLVGWFNQLHLSVELLTGSTKAAKRRQIHEDLATGALPLLVGTHALIEDPVQFSRLGLVVIDEQHRFGVQQRARLQQKGDHPHVLTMTATPIPRTLALTLHGDLDVSQIDELPPGRKAIQTNVLTAKERSHAYDLMRREIAQGRQVYIVLPLVEESEKLDLKSAIEEYQRLRDVIFPEFQIGLLHGRMTSAEKDDAISQFRDGQTQILVSTTVVEVGVDVPNATVMLIEHAERFGLSQLHQLRGRVGRGAAQSFCLLMSSTKSETARQRLKVLEQSQDGFFISEMDMRFRGPGEVLGTRQSGLPDFALASLVEDQDVLNLAREAAETAMTKDPTLDRWPLMKSELAYRYRKLMGGTILT, encoded by the coding sequence ATGGACTGGCTGCGACTGCAAAAGGCACTGGCAATCGAGGCAGAGCGGGGCTTTAATGACCTGGAGGGCAAGCAGCACCGCTTTAGCGAGTTTTTGGCGCTGACTTTGCGAGAGCCGCCGACCGAGTTGCCGATTGTTGAACAGGAGCGGCTGCGGGCGATCGCCCACGAGTTTTCGCGCTATTCTGACCTCACCTTTGCCCAGCGGCAGCATCTCGTGGCTGATACACGCCGCGTGCTGTATCAGACCAAGCGCCTGGCCGAAGATCGAGGGCAAGCCGAGGAAGCTGAAGGGGCGTTAGCGAAGCTTTCCGAAGGAATCGCCCACGATTCAGACAACACCGTCGCGACGGCTACAACCCCCACCCGCACCGCCCCGAAAACGAAAATCCCCAAAGCGGTTCCCCTGGTTGAAAAAAACACCCGGCTGACCCTTGATCAGGCAGCGACCTATCTCCCTGGCGTGGGCGCAAAAAACGCCGAACGCCTAGCAAAACTAGGGCTGCACACGGTTCGCGACCTGCTCTACTACTACCCCCGCGACCACATCGACTACGCCCGCCAGGTGAATATCCGCGACCTGGAACCAGGGCATACCGTAACGCTGATTGGCACAGTAAAAAGCTGCACCGTCTTCAACAGTCCCCGCAACGCTAAGCTGGCCATTTTTGAGATGACCGTGCGCGACCACACCGGGCAGATCAAGCTCAGCCGGTTTTACGCCGGGGCGCGGTTTCGCAGTCGCGGCTGGCAAGAGCAGCAAAAGCGGCTGTATCCACCGGGGGCGGTGGTGGCCGCGTCGGGACTGGTGAAGCAGGGCAAATCGGGCAAAACGCTGGACGACCCGCAGATCGAGGTGATCGACCATATCGGCGGGTCGATCGAGTCGATGAAGGTGGGGCGCGTGGTGCCAGTGTATCCGCTAACGGAAGGCGTGCAGGCAGACGTAGTGCGAAAGGCAGTGCTGGGGGCGCTGCCTGCGGTGAGCCAGTTGCAAGAAGCGTTGCCAAACGGTCTGCGCGAAAAGTACGGACTGGTGGGCATTCAGGAGGCGATCGCCCACATTCACTTTCCACCAGAGGGCGAATCCCTCGCCGCCGCCCGTCGCCGTCTGGTGTTTGACGAGTTTTTCTATCTGCAACTGGGCTTGCTCAAGCGCCGCCAGACCCAGCGCCAAGAGCAGACCAGCGCCGTCCTCGCGCCAACAGGCAAGCTGATTGACGAGTTCTACAACATCCTGCCATTCCAACTAACAAGCGCCCAGCAGCGCGTCGTCAACGACATTCTCAATGACCTGCAACAGACCGCGCCGATGAATCGCCTGGTGCAGGGCGATGTGGGGTCTGGGAAAACGGTAGTAGCCGTGGTGGCAATCCTAGCCGCGATTCAGGCGGGCTTTCAGGCGGCGCTAATGGCTCCGACAGAGGTGCTGGCCGAGCAGCACTATCGCAAGCTGGTGGGCTGGTTCAACCAATTACACCTTTCTGTAGAACTGTTGACCGGATCGACCAAAGCCGCCAAGCGTCGCCAAATTCACGAAGACCTGGCCACGGGCGCACTGCCGCTGCTGGTGGGCACTCACGCGCTGATCGAAGACCCAGTGCAGTTTTCTCGCCTGGGGCTGGTGGTGATCGACGAGCAGCATCGTTTTGGCGTGCAGCAGCGGGCGCGGCTCCAGCAAAAAGGCGACCATCCCCATGTGCTGACCATGACCGCCACGCCGATTCCCCGGACGCTGGCGCTGACGCTGCACGGCGACCTGGACGTGAGCCAGATCGACGAACTGCCCCCCGGACGCAAGGCGATTCAGACCAATGTGCTGACGGCAAAAGAGCGATCGCACGCCTACGACCTGATGCGCCGCGAAATTGCTCAGGGTCGGCAGGTTTACATCGTGCTGCCGCTGGTAGAAGAGTCGGAAAAGCTGGATCTCAAATCAGCGATCGAGGAATATCAGCGGCTCCGAGATGTGATCTTTCCCGAATTTCAAATTGGCTTGTTGCACGGGCGCATGACCTCCGCCGAAAAAGACGATGCGATTTCCCAATTTCGCGACGGACAGACGCAGATCCTCGTCTCCACAACCGTTGTGGAGGTCGGCGTAGACGTGCCCAACGCCACGGTCATGCTGATCGAACACGCCGAACGCTTTGGGCTATCGCAGCTTCATCAGCTCCGGGGACGGGTCGGGCGGGGTGCGGCTCAGTCCTTCTGCCTGCTGATGAGCAGCACCAAATCAGAAACCGCCCGCCAGCGGCTGAAAGTGCTGGAGCAGTCGCAAGACGGCTTTTTCATTTCAGAAATGGATATGCGCTTTCGCGGGCCGGGCGAGGTGCTGGGGACTCGCCAATCGGGACTGCCTGACTTTGCCCTGGCCAGCCTGGTGGAAGATCAGGATGTGCTGAACCTGGCCCGCGAAGCTGCCGAAACCGCCATGACCAAAGATCCCACCCTCGATCGCTGGCCGCTGATGAAGTCTGAACTGGCCTACCGCTATCGCAAGCTCATGGGCGGCACGATTCTGACGTGA